The Saccharomyces mikatae IFO 1815 strain IFO1815 genome assembly, chromosome: 11 genome has a segment encoding these proteins:
- the DID2 gene encoding Did2p (similar to Saccharomyces cerevisiae DID2 (YKR035W-A); ancestral locus Anc_1.249) — translation MSRNSAAGLENTLFQLKFTSKQLQKQANKASKEEKQETNKLKRALNENEEISRIYASNAIRKKNERLQLLKLASRVDSVASRVQTAVTMRQVSTSMGQVCKGMDRALQNMNLQQITMIMDKFEQQFEDLDTSVNVYEDMGVNSDAMLVDNDKVDELMSKVADENGMELKQSAKLDNVPEIKANEVSVDDEKEDKLAQRLRALRG, via the coding sequence ATGTCACGTAATTCTGCAGCGGGTTTGGAGAACACTCTTTTCCAACTAAAGTTTACCTCGAAACAACTTCAAAAGCAAGCAAATAAAGCCTCAAAGGAggaaaaacaagaaaccaACAAGCTCAAGCGTGCTctcaatgaaaatgaagagataTCTCGTATATATGCATCCAACGCcataagaaagaaaaatgaacgACTACAACTACTGAAGTTGGCATCCAGAGTGGATTCAGTCGCGTCAAGAGTGCAGACTGCTGTCACAATGAGGCAGGTGTCCACGTCCATGGGACAAGTTTGCAAGGGCATGGATAGGGCGTTGCAAAATATGAATCTGCAACAAATAACCATGATAATGGATAAGTTTGAACAGCAGTTCGAAGACTTGGATACCAGTGTTAACGTATATGAAGATATGGGCGTGAATTCGGACGCCATGCTAGTGGATAATGACAAGGTAGATGAACTTATGAGCAAGGTGGCTGATGAAAACGGCATGGAATTGAAGCAAAGTGCAAAATTGGATAATGTTCCAGAAATAAAAGCAAATGAGGTTAGTGTTGACGACGAAAAGGAAGATAAACTGGCACAAAGGCTGAGAGCGTTGAGAGGTTGA
- the DAL80 gene encoding Dal80p (similar to Saccharomyces cerevisiae GZF3 (YJL110C) and DAL80 (YKR034W); ancestral locus Anc_1.250) — protein MVLNDSLKPPSPTISTATGVDDCNGEDQPTCQNCFTVKTPLWRRDEHGTVLCNACGLFLKLHGQPRPISLKTDTIKSRNRKKLNNNNANTNSNAHNNDPNKIFKRKKRLLTTTGGSLPTNNSKVSVLEKFMVSGSIKPLLKPKETLPTSKECPSQRGKFSLDPSDPNAKNYLYQINGSDIYTSNIELTRLPTLSTLLEPSPFSDLAVPEIELTYKLHNEEEVIKLKTKISELELVTDLYKKHIFQLNEKCKQLEVELHSRGSIQSHPQH, from the coding sequence ATGGTGCTTAATGATTCGTTAAAACCGCCCTCGCCTACAATTTCTACTGCCACTGGTGTAGATGATTGTAACGGAGAGGACCAACCCACGTGCCAGAATTGCTTTACCGTTAAAACCCCTCTCTGGAGAAGGGATGAACATGGTACTGTTCTCTGTAATGCATGCGGTCTTTTTCTGAAATTGCATGGGCAGCCAAGGCCTATCAGTTTGAAGACTGACACAATTAAGtcaagaaacagaaaaaaactgaataacaacaacgCCAACACTAATTCTAACGCCCATAATAACGACCctaataaaatttttaaaagaaagaagagacTGCTTACAACTACTGGTGGTTCCTTGCCCACCAATAACTCGAAGGTTTCTGTTCTGGAAAAATTCATGGTGAGCGGATCCATTAAACCACTGTTGAAACCGAAGGAAACACTTCCCACATCAAAGGAATGTCCTTCGCAACGAGGAAAATTCTCTCTGGACCCCAGTGATCCCAATGCGAAGAACTATCTCTATCAGATCAACGGATCAGATATATACACGTCGAATATAGAATTAACTAGGCTGCCCACTTTGTCGACGTTATTAGAGCCCTCACCTTTCTCAGATTTGGCCGTTCCGGAAATAGAATTGACCTATAAACTTCATAACGAGGAAGAAGTTATCAAGTTGAAAACTAAGATAAGCGAGTTGGAGCTGGTGACGGACCTATACAAAAAGCACATATTCCAATTGAACGAAAAATGCAAGCAACTTGAAGTGGAACTACACTCTAGAGGTTCAATACAATCTCACCCGCAGCACTGA
- the KAE1 gene encoding tRNA N6-adenosine threonylcarbamoyltransferase (similar to Saccharomyces cerevisiae KAE1 (YKR038C); ancestral locus Anc_1.245): MVNLNTIPPKNNRNYYIALGLEGSANKLGVGIVKHPLLPKHFNSDLSYDCEAEMLSNIRDTYVTPPGEGFLPRDTARHHRNWCVRLIKQALAEANIKDPALDLDVICFTRGPGMGAPLHSVVIAARTCSLLWDVPLVGVNHCIGHIEMGREITKAKNPVVLYVSGGNTQVIAYSEKRYRIFGETLDIAIGNCLDRFARTLKIPNEPSPGYNIEQLAEKAPHKDNLVELPYTVKGMDLSMSGILASIDLLAKDLFKGNKKNKTLFDKKTGEQRVTVEDLCYSLQENLFAMLVEITERAMAHVNSNQVLIVGGVGCNVRLQEMMAQMCKDRANGQVHATDNRFCIDNGVMIAQAGLLEYRMGGIVKEFSETIVTQKFRTDEVYAAWRD, translated from the coding sequence ATGGTCAACTTGAACACTATCCCACCAAAAAATAACAGGAACTACTATATTGCGCTCGGACTTGAAGGGTCCGCAAATAAACTGGGCGTGGGTATAGTTAAGCATCCGCTTCTGCCTAAGCATTTCAACAGCGATCTGTCATATGACTGTGAGGCGGAGATGCTTTCTAATATCAGAGACACATATGTGACTCCTCCCGGGGAGGGATTTTTACCTCGTGATACAGCGAGACATCACAGAAATTGGTGTGTAAGGCTAATCAAACAAGCGTTGGCAGAAGCTAACATCAAAGACCCGGCATTAGACCTCGATGTGATCTGCTTCACTAGGGGCCCCGGGATGGGTGCGCCTCTACATTCAGTTGTCATTGCTGCCAGAACATGTTCGTTGCTGTGGGACGTGCCCCTAGTGGGGGTAAACCACTGCATAGGCCACATCGAAATGGGAAGGGAAATCACCAAAGCCAAGAACCCTGTGGTACTATACGTAAGTGGAGGTAATACACAGGTTATTGCATACTCTGAGAAACGTTACAGAATCTTTGGTGAAACGCTTGATATTGCTATCGGCAACTGCCTTGATAGATTTGCGAGGACTCTGAAGATACCTAATGAGCCCTCACCAGGATACAACATCGAGCAATTGGCTGAAAAGGCTCCTCACAAGGACAACCTGGTGGAACTTCCATACACAGTGAAGGGAATGGACCTTTCGATGAGTGGTATCCTGGCTTCCATCGATTTGCTGGCGAAAGATCTGTTTAAGGgcaacaagaaaaacaagacCTTATTCGACAAGAAAACAGGTGAGCAAAGGGTAACTGTGGAGGATCTTTGTTATTCCCTCCAAGAGAACTTGTTTGCTATGCTTGTTGAGATAACAGAAAGAGCCATGGCTCACGTCAACTCCAATCAGGTTTTGATCGTTGGCGGTGTAGGTTGCAATGTGCGACTACAAGAAATGATGGCCCAAATGTGTAAAGACAGGGCCAATGGACAGGTGCATGCTACGGATAACAGGTTTTGTATTGATAATGGAGTCATGATTGCGCAAGCAGGGCTACTAGAGTATAGAATGGGCGGCATTGTGAAAGAATTTTCTGAAACCATCGTTACACAGAAATTCAGAACTGATGAGGTATATGCAGCCTGGCGTGATTAG
- the SPC34 gene encoding Spc34p (similar to Saccharomyces cerevisiae SPC34 (YKR037C); ancestral locus Anc_1.246), translating into MAESLDRCIDDIERAVESMSTLYFKPPGIFHNAILQGTSNKASIRKDITRLIKDCNHDEAYLLFKVDPEKQSVSRRDGKEGVFDYVNKRDVDMKRNRRLGRPGEKPIIHVPKEVYLNKDRLDLSNKRRKTMATGGNGLNNFIFDTDIIGSSVISNSSSGTFKALSAVFKDDPQIQRLLYALENGSVLMEGETNNQRRKTIFVEDFPTDLILKVMAEVTDLWPLTEFKQDYDQLYHNYEQLSSKLRFIKKEVRLQDDRLKTMSKYHPSSSHDVARIIRKEKDEIRRLEMDIADLQEQDTTSTQE; encoded by the coding sequence ATGGCAGAAAGTCTGGATAGATGTATAGATGATATTGAGAGGGCAGTGGAGTCCATGTCTACGCTCTACTTCAAGCCACCGggaatttttcataatgCCATCTTACAGGGAACTAGCAACAAAGCAAGCATTAGGAAAGACATTACTAGACTAATTAAAGACTGCAACCACGACGAGGCGTACCTCCTGTTTAAAGTAGACCCTGAGAAACAGTCCGTCTCACGTAGAGATGGTAAGGAGGGTGTATTTGATTATGTGAACAAAAGAGATGTGgatatgaaaagaaatagaaggTTAGGTAGACCAGGAGAAAAACCAATTATTCATGTACCGAAAGAAGTATACTTGAATAAAGACCGCTTGGATTTGAGCAATAAAAGGAGGAAAACTATGGCTACAGGTGGCAATGGTTTAAataactttatttttgatacAGATATTATAGGGTCCTCGGTCATTTCGAATTCAAGCTCAGGTACCTTCAAGGCGTTATCTGCCGTGTTCAAGGATGACCCACAAATTCAACGACTCTTATATGCCTTGGAAAATGGGAGCGTGCTTATGGAAGGAGAAACCAATAACCAAAGGAGGAAAACCATATTTGTTGAGGATTTCCCCACCGATTTAATCCTAAAGGTTATGGCAGAAGTAACAGACTTATGGCCACTAACAGAGTTCAAGCAGGATTACGACCAATTGTACCATAATTACGAGCAATTATCTTCGAAGTTGCGGTTCATTAAGAAAGAGGTTCGGCTTCAAGATGATCGCTTAAAGACTATGTCAAAATATCATCCTTCCTCTTCTCATGATGTTGCCAGGATTATTCGCaaggaaaaagatgaaattaGGCGGCTGGAAATGGACATAGCAGACTTGCAAGAGCAAGATACCACTTCTACTCAAGAATAA
- the CAF4 gene encoding Caf4p (similar to Saccharomyces cerevisiae MDV1 (YJL112W) and CAF4 (YKR036C); ancestral locus Anc_1.247) — protein sequence MDSDNAKRGSSLVNKPIDIIFNRLPHAILGQQRFRRYITDPIYQYLGKLLLFRKATWPSSLEHLQKNEIGGFFFRNSYADSATTFRILTYLDRQRYPLPIGAAEKNLPSLFEGFEATISIVQQGLLLDDTEKNIGNSEKKYILPRDINNDFVNKTYSSNDLTRLLQDVKINMENLSIRKKLEMDELVRLDSMINELRSRKLRILEKVKYIDSKFTNFESDITLIKDRINFIKEYSLEADYEENVQRKSEEESLSKTSLSAPNEGLLSSLHDDDENDDKRLKSFNKRPHKENQLKNKRVNITTDTHSRNSVAFRMTIPHGEHGNSITALDFDIPWGTLCSSSYQDRIVKVWDLKSGGQVGELPGHLATVNCMQLDAANHNMLITGSKDATLKLWDLNLSKELYLDHTPLKQNMEQNPTPCIHNFEIHDDEITALSFDSEALISGSKDKKILHWDMATGKCIQQLDLIFAPTHNDSRISAPSSNYSTRLLDTDAPMIGALQCYKSALATGTKDGIVRLWDLRVGKPVRLLRGHTDGITSLKFDSEKLVTGSMDNSVRIWDLRTSSVVDVIAYDLPVTSLDFDDKLIAVGANERGVNVFNMELDEHWMTPEPPQSLNGDERSRRIAIVKYKDGFLTNGHNNGDINVWTI from the coding sequence ATGGATTCAGATAATGCGAAGAGGGGGAGTTCTTTGGTGAACAAACCCATTGACATTATATTCAATAGGCTACCACACGCTATATTAGGACAACAACGATTCCGAAGATACATAACGGACCCGATCTACCAATATCTTGGCAAACTATTACTGTTTAGAAAAGCTACTTGGCCCAGCAGCCTGGAACATCTCCAAAAAAACGAGATAGgaggttttttttttcgaaaCAGTTATGCAGACTCTGCAACAACTTTCAGAATACTCACCTATTTGGATAGGCAACGATACCCACTACCCATCGGTGCCgctgaaaagaatttgcCTTCTTTATTCGAAGGATTTGAAGCCACCATTTCCATTGTCCAACAGGGACTACTTTTGGATgatacagaaaaaaatataggTAACAGTGAGAAGAAATATATTCTGCCACGAGATATCAATAATGATTTTGTGAATAAAACATATTCTAGCAATGACTTAACACGGCTACTCCAGGATGTGAAAATTAATATGGAAAATCTCTCCATTAGgaaaaaattagaaatgGACGAGTTAGTCAGATTAGATTCCATGATCAATGAGCTGAGATCCAGAAAATTAAGGATCCTTGAAAAGGTTAAATATATCGATAGTAAGTTCACCAATTTTGAGAGTGATATAACATTAATAAAAGACAGaataaatttcatcaaGGAATATAGTTTGGAAGCTGATTACGAAGAGAATGTACAAAGGAAATCGGAAGAAGAATCATTATCGAAAACCTCACTCTCTGCACCAAATGAAGGACTCCTATCGTCGCTAcacgatgatgatgaaaatgacgataaaagattgaaaagtttcaacAAGAGGCCCCATAAGGAAAACCAACTCAAAAACAAGAGAGTGAATATCACCACAGACACCCATAGCCGAAATTCTGTGGCTTTCAGGATGACAATACCCCATGGTGAACATGGAAATAGCATAACCGCATTAGATTTTGATATTCCCTGGGGGACCCTGTGCTCATCAAGTTACCAGGATCGTATAGTAAAAGTCTGGGATTTAAAGAGTGGGGGGCAAGTTGGAGAGCTGCCTGGCCATTTAGCGACAGTTAACTGTATGCAGTTGGATGCGGCAAACCACAATATGTTGATTACGGGAAGTAAAGATGCCACTTTGAAACTGTGGGACTTGAACCTAAGTAAAGAGCTTTATTTGGATCATACTCCCTTGAAACAAAACATGGAACAGAATCCCACGCCATGTATTCATAACTTTGAAATACACGATGACGAAATTACAgctctttcttttgattcaGAAGCTTTAATCAGCGGATCCAAggacaaaaaaattctccACTGGGACATGGCCACAGGCAAATGTATTCAACAACTAGATTTAATTTTTGCACCTACACATAACGACAGTAGAATATCTGCACCTTCTTCAAACTACAGTACACGTTTACTTGATACAGATGCACCGATGATAGGGGCACTCCAATGTTACAAATCTGCATTAGCAACAGGGACAAAGGACGGCATTGTGAGATTATGGGATTTGAGAGTTGGAAAACCGGTAAGGTTACTACGAGGGCATACCGATGGAATTACAAGTTTGAAGTTTGATTCTGAGAAACTAGTCACAGGCTCTATGGACAATAGTGTAAGAATTTGGGATCTAAGGACAAGCTCAGTTGTCGATGTCATCGCGTATGATTTACCCGTAACCTCCTTAGATTTCGACGACAAGCTAATTGCTGTGGGTGCAAACGAGAGAGGAGTCAATGTCTTCAACATGGAACTCGATGAACACTGGATGACTCCTGAACCGCCACAATCACTAAACGGGGACGAGCGGAGTAGAAGAATTGCTATTGTTAAATATAAAGACGGATTCCTCACCAACGGGCACAATAACGGAGACATCAACGTATGGACAATTTAA
- the SPO14 gene encoding phospholipase D (similar to Saccharomyces cerevisiae SPO14 (YKR031C); ancestral locus Anc_1.251) has protein sequence MSSVSTASGTHFAPPETDGSMVEEVDGIQARADQLGDKDVLRQLPENNNLTSSLQREKRRIPNDKETEKKHALPKSFVDRNLSDVSPNHSLDHIILSNEHEPYRRSTEENIYRLNNNIHGSNNNIHSKRNFKREEAKNPQRPSSSAAYTQQQFNGWKKEFGHAFKKISAIGRLKSSVNTTTPAVNGHRHNQHQHQQVKEEDLYTQRLASDLLDSLLSGCPASLFASTQFLRDEHGKRRAPLLLAKLNVRVSPLKSDNNILDITNSNQNHHSNNNNTSINSDRRPSLPRRSSIISISSNVAEFMYGRNENSLFKIHLEYGIDESRLKWSIIRSYKDIRSLHHKLKIVAFQQLTISKLYSDNNRYHSLQLPHFPHYKEMVKEKNMLERKAENKPPSSASARHISANSGSDNGSNITSLETLSSSEISEFNINNVKMKHLQDLIDEPDDFSQPIHLRLERYLRLLNIALCLRPHANRLFEFYELSPLGNLLSRENGFKGKQGYLVIRSTAKDQGWRVSHFGKHAFKDMIDRHTTKWFLVRNSYLTYVSDLSSTTPLDVFLIDWKFKVRFSGNKNNILDNENEINWIIHDPNLEINDEFAVGNQTNDTTDRNERSKPHQKKSNISSKLLLLTLENSERKLKIICKSENSLKQWMSSIIKMSTSTSWSRPNRFGSFAPVRKNSFCKFLVDGRDYFWSLSEALLMAKDVIYIHDWWLSPELYLRRPVKGNQGFRIDRMLKDCAEKGVKIFIVIYRNVGNIVGTDSLWTKHSMLSLHPNIHIIRSPNQWLQNTYFWAHHEKFVVIDETFAFIGGTDLCYGRYDTFEHVLRDDAESLLDQNYPGKDYSNARIADFHDLDKPFESMYDRKVIPRMPWHDVQMMTLGEPARDLARHFVQRWNYLLRAKRPSRLTPLLTPPSDLTAEELKSLPMFEILREKSTCETQILRSAGNWSLGLKETECSIQNAYLKLIEQSEHFIYIENQFFITSTVWNGTCVVNKIGDALVDRIVKADQEKKPWKAFILIPLMPGFDSPVDTAEASSLRLIMQFQYQSISRGEHSIFSKLKKLNIDPAQYIQFFSLRKWSTFAPNEKLITEQLYVHAKIMIADDRRCIIGSANINERSQLGNRDSEVAIFIRDTDLVKTKMNGDEYYAGRFPWELRQRLMREHLGCDVDLVEFVEKKFERFEKVAMRNYETLHTLRNNGDTSTNWSKQEMLDSAMIELGYREIFGCKFSSQWRNIHGSSTNNKSTQYGIKEKEAGRENENVYDKFFNSANNGHSSRKKMPLPKHDFASLGLTFNHRAGVENIGIRDHKVLSTDPRLRKNDEHKKEVDGYGPDGWKKEANKKHKADVTEQLKEWALKSMSSKVLDDKEEIKSRIPEGFSNYLPDEKDLEMYLTDKTVTNRNKWSMLKRICYLQYLSHKLDEKKLQRLKKIKDMRRDMSSSTESTKHGSNSLPLNEKKNEGESTNVDQNSESDEFHRLHEDILKNQELDDSSLDDLLSQIIPKITNFNNGEIDDAKKKELLKLNFIDPYSFEDPLISSFSEGLWFTIALRNTLLYKLVFHCQPDNAVQNWKEYGEFTELEQEFQINQDKLINLEAENINSTTTRIVDKEREKEKMRKAAELRMKLSGSLLYGFNQKVFDKHTAQRILERIHGHLVIFPTEWLAKEVESRNWIFNSDRLSPMEIYN, from the coding sequence ATGTCCAGTGTGTCAACAGCGTCTGGAACTCACTTTGCCCCACCTGAGACAGATGGGTCGATGGTTGAAGAAGTAGATGGAATACAGGCAAGAGCAGACCAGTTAGGGGACAAAGATGTGTTGAGGCAATTGCCTGAGAACAATAACCTGACCAGCAGCTTGCAAAGAGAAAAGCGAAGAATCCCCAACGACAAGGAGACTGAGAAGAAACACGCGTTACCTAAATCGTTTGTAGATAGAAATTTAAGCGACGTATCACCAAATCACTCATTGGACCACATTATTCTGTCTAATGAACATGAGCCTTACCGGAGATCTACTGAGGAAAATATCTACCGGctaaataacaatatcCACGGCAGTAACAATAACATTCATTCTAAGCGGAATTTTAAAAGAGAGGAGGCAAAAAATCCTCAAAGGCCTTCCTCTTCGGCAGCTTACACCCAACAGCAGTTTAATGGCTGGAAGAAAGAGTTTGGTCATGCCTTTAAAAAGATCTCAGCAATTGGTAGATTAAAATCCAGCGTGAATACTACCACACCGGCTGTAAACGGCCACCGCCACAACCAGCACCAGCATCAACAggttaaagaagaagatctGTACACACAAAGACTAGCCTCCGATTTATTGGATTCGTTATTGTCAGGATGCCCGGCCTCATTATTCGCAAGCACACAATTTCTAAGGGATGAACATGGTAAGAGGAGGGCACCTTTGCTATTAGCTAAACTAAATGTAAGGGTATCCCCTTTGAAAAGTGACAACAACATTTTGGATATCACCAATAGTAACCAGAACCATCACagtaacaacaacaatactAGTATCAACTCGGACAGAAGACCTTCTCTTCCAAGGAGATCCAGCATCATAAGCATTTCTTCTAATGTAGCCGAATTCATGTACGGAAGGAACgaaaattctttatttaaAATACACTTGGAATATGGAATTGATGAAAGCAGACTCAAATGGTCTATTATAAGAAGCTATAAAGACATCAGATCGCTACATCACAAGTTGAAAATCGTTGCATTTCAACAACTCACTATAAGCAAGCTTTACAGCGATAACAACAGATATCATTCGTTACAACTTCCGCACTTCCCCCATTATAAAGAAATGgttaaagagaaaaatatgcTCGAGAGAAAAGCGGAAAACAAACCACCGTCTTCGGCTTCAGCTCGTCATATATCGGCAAACAGTGGTAGCGACAATGGCAGCAATATTACATCTTTGGAAACTTTATCATCTTCTGAAATTTCTGAATTTAACATCAATAATGTAAAGATGAAACATTTACAAGACTTGATTGACGAACCTGATGATTTCTCTCAACCAATTCATTTAAGATTAGAAAGATATTTGAGACTGCTGAACATTGCGCTGTGCTTGAGACCTCATGCCAATAGATTGTTTGAATTCTATGAGTTATCTCCTTTAGGAAACTTACTAAGTCGTGAAAACGGATTCAAGGGCAAGCAGGGTTATTTAGTCATTAGATCTACCGCAAAGGATCAAGGTTGGAGAGTCTCTCATTTCGGTAAACATGCGTTTAAAGATATGATTGATCGACATACGACGAAGTGGTTTTTGGTTAGAAATTCTTACCTTACTTATGTGTCTGATCTCTCTTCGACAACCCCCCTAGACGTATTCTTGATAGACTGGAAATTTAAGGTTAGGTTTTCCGGaaataagaataatattctcgataacgaaaatgaaataaattGGATCATTCACGATCCAAACTTGGAAATAAATGACGAATTTGCTGTCGGAAACCAGACTAATGATACCACTGATAGGAATGAGCGTTCGAAACCgcaccaaaaaaaatcaaatatatcttCAAAACTATTATTGTTAACTTTGGAGAAtagtgaaagaaaattgaaaattatttGCAAATCTGAGAATTCATTGAAGCAATGGATGAGTTCAATTATCAAAATGTCCACTTCTACCTCTTGGTCAAGACCAAATAGATTTGGCAGTTTTGCACCCGTCAGAAAGAAttctttttgtaaatttctGGTGGATGGGCGTGATTACTTTTGGTCATTAAGCGAAGCTCTCTTAATGGCAAAGGATGTCATATATATCCATGACTGGTGGTTGTCGCCCGAATTATACTTGCGACGCCCTGTGAAAGGCAATCAGGGCTTCAGAATTGATCGTATGTTGAAAGATTGTGCCGAAAAAGGCGTCAAGATTTTTATTGTGATTTATAGAAATGTGGGGAATATTGTTGGGACTGACAGTCTTTGGACTAAACACTCTATGTTAAGTTTACATCCGAATATACATATAATAAGATCACCTAACCAATGGTTACAGAATACGTATTTTTGGGCGCATCACGAAAAATTTGTTGTCATTGATGAAACGTTTGCATTTATCGGTGGTACTGATCTATGTTATGGTAGATATGATACTTTTGAGCATGTACTTCGAGATGATGCAGAGTCTTTACTAGATCAAAACTATCCTGGTAAGGATTATTCAAACGCTAGGATCGCCGATTTCCATGATTTGGATAAACCATTCGAATCAATGTATGATAGAAAAGTTATTCCAAGGATGCCATGGCATGATGTGCAAATGATGACTTTGGGTGAGCCGGCAAGGGACTTAGCTCGGCATTTTGTCCAGAGATGGAATTATCTATTAAGAGCCAAGAGACCTAGTAGACTAACTCCATTACTGACTCCACCTTCTGATTTAACCGCCGAAGAACTAAAGAGCTTGCCGATGTTTGAAATTTTACGCGAAAAGTCTACTTGTGAAACTCAAATACTCAGAAGTGCAGGGAATTGGTCACTTGGCTTAAAGGAAACTGAATGTTCCATTCAGAATGCTTACTTGAAGTTGATTGAACAAAGTGAACACTTTATCTATATTGAAaaccaatttttcatcacATCAACTGTCTGGAACGGAACTTGTGTAGTGAATAAAATTGGCGATGCTCTTGTTGATAGGATTGTTAAGGCTGAtcaggaaaaaaaacccTGGAAAGCCTTCATTCTTATCCCGCTAATGCCTGGGTTTGATTCTCCAGTAGATACTGCAGAAGCTTCCAGTCTTCGTTTAATCATGCAATTTCAGTATCAATCGATTTCAAGAGGTGAACATTCTATCTTTAGTAAactgaaaaagttgaataTTGATCCGGCCCAGtatattcaatttttttcactgaGAAAATGGTCAACTTTTGCGCCAAATGAAAAGTTGATTACTGAACAACTTTACGTTCACGCTAAAATTATGATCGCTGATGACAGGAGATGTATTATAGGTTCTGCTAATATCAACGAAAGATCGCAGCTGGGTAATAGAGATAGCGAAGTGGCAATTTTTATCAGAGATACCGACTTGGTAAAGACCAAGATGAATGGTGACGAGTATTATGCGGGAAGATTCCCATGGGAACTAAGGCAACGACTAATGAGAGAGCATTTAGGTTGTGATGTGGATCTtgttgaatttgttgaaaagaaattcgaaaggtttgaaaaagttgctATGAGGAACTACGAAACGCTCCATACCTTACGTAATAATGGCGATACTAGTACCAATTGGAGTAAACAGGAAATGCTCGATTCTGCTATGATTGAATTGGGTTATCGTGAAATATTCGGTTGTAAATTCAGTTCCCAGTGGCGAAATATTCATGGAAGCAGtaccaataataaaagCACTCAGTATGGcataaaggaaaaggaagcaGGAAGAGAAAACGAAAACGTGTATGATAAGTTCTTTAATTCCGCGAATAATGGACATTCATCCCGCAAGAAAATGCCATTGCCTAAACACGACTTTGCATCATTAGGGCTAACATTTAACCACAGAGCAGGCGTTGAAAACATCGGTATAAGAGATCATAAAGTTTTAAGTACAGATCCAAGattaagaaagaatgaCGAAcacaaaaaagaagttgaCGGCTATGGCCCCGATggttggaaaaaagaagccaataaaaaacataaaGCTGACGTAACTGAACAGTTAAAGGAATGGGCGTTGAAATCAATGTCCTCAAAAGTTCTcgatgataaagaagaaataaaatccAGGATTCCGGAAGGGTTTTCGAATTATTTGCCCGATGAGAAAGACCTGGAAATGTATCTCACAGATAAAACCGTTACAAATAGAAACAAATGGAGTATGCTAAAAAGGATATGTTATCTGCAATATTTATCTCACAAACTtgacgaaaaaaaattacagcgattaaaaaaaattaaagacaTGAGAAGAGATATGAGTTCAAGTACAGAGAGTACTAAACATGGATCTAATAGTTTAccattgaatgaaaagaagaatgaagGAGAAAGCACCAATGTTGATCAGAATAGCGAATCTGATGAATTCCATAGATTACACGAAGACATCTTAAAAAACCAGGAATTGGACGATAGTTCACTAGATGATCTACTTTCGCAGATCATTCCCAAGATCACCAACTTCAACAATGGTGAAATTGATgatgcaaagaaaaaagaattacTTAAACTGAACTTCATCGATCCCTATTCCTTCGAGGAccctttaatttcttctttttctgaagGACTTTGGTTTACTATTGCATTGAGAAATACGTTACTTTACAAATTAGTATTTCATTGTCAACCTGATAATGCTGTACAGAATTGGAAAGAATACGGAGAATTCACCGAATTAGAACAGGAATTTCAAATAAACCAAGATAAGTTGATCAACTTAGAAGctgaaaatatcaattCTACGACTACGCGTATTGTAGATAAGGAGagggaaaaggaaaaaatgagaaaagcTGCTGAATTAAGGATGAAGTTATCTGGCAGTTTGCTGTATGGGTTCAATCAAAAGGTTTTTGACAAACATACGGCACAAAGGATCTTGGAACGAATCCATGGTCATTTGGTCATTTTCCCCACCGAATGGTTAGCCAAAGAAGTTGAGAGTAGAAATTGGATTTTTAACTCGGATAGGCTTTCACCAATGGAAATCTACAATTGA